A genomic segment from Desulfurispirillum indicum S5 encodes:
- a CDS encoding thiolase family protein, whose protein sequence is MSIFRPQSVYIADSFMIPVGKYDGRHREKKTFFELVKMLDSFLDNGPVPRSSIDAVIVGSQNPFAFSQVDNVAAKIAGILRISGAKSILIDTASSSGASAFEEAYLEVASGRHENVLAIGIQKMSDTSTEKATNIIAGVIDREEAEFGLTMPACGALVAKALMARFNLSQEQWSQYSARLTQRAHFYSARNPNAHFDFELPVEKYFEEIRNGKNSLYFDPMRYHDFCPMSDGLAACLLTSTPREVMVAGVGSGTDIPTIADRETFTTFPATIIALRYALAMAGLTTLQELENRVHINMHDPFNGFGPVNLADFGILDRDDMLESYLDDRITGENGRFPTNLTGGLKGRGHPLGATGMVQVVENHQMIRDGQFEAGLSHSIGGPINNNVVILLERTSHNHQRQPIPYKPVREEFPVLSAMKPEQVTLEALFSGKKEVMARLLSSTTRYNFRGETPMNSLLLFRARVDKKEYRFLIAVDPAALASIAPLEVGEKILLQRDADQVTINDIPVRRFYRKTLAGIMELADTAMKHWKNTRKMD, encoded by the coding sequence ATGAGTATATTCCGCCCCCAATCCGTTTATATTGCTGATTCCTTTATGATCCCCGTGGGCAAATACGATGGCCGCCATCGGGAAAAGAAAACGTTCTTCGAGCTTGTCAAGATGCTCGATTCCTTTCTCGACAATGGCCCTGTACCCCGCTCTTCCATCGACGCTGTAATCGTCGGCAGCCAGAATCCCTTTGCCTTCAGCCAAGTCGATAACGTGGCGGCGAAAATAGCCGGGATTCTGCGCATCAGTGGTGCCAAATCCATTCTCATCGATACCGCTTCGTCATCGGGAGCCAGTGCTTTTGAAGAAGCCTATCTGGAGGTCGCTTCGGGACGGCACGAGAATGTTCTGGCTATTGGCATCCAGAAGATGAGCGATACCTCCACGGAAAAAGCCACCAATATCATCGCTGGAGTCATTGATCGTGAAGAGGCTGAGTTCGGTCTGACCATGCCAGCCTGTGGCGCCCTGGTTGCCAAGGCGCTGATGGCACGCTTCAATCTCAGCCAGGAACAGTGGAGCCAGTACTCCGCTCGCCTGACCCAGCGGGCTCACTTCTATTCTGCGCGCAATCCCAACGCCCACTTTGACTTTGAATTACCCGTCGAAAAATATTTCGAAGAAATCCGCAACGGGAAAAACAGCCTGTACTTCGATCCCATGCGTTACCACGATTTCTGTCCCATGTCCGATGGACTGGCAGCCTGCCTGCTGACCAGCACTCCCCGGGAAGTCATGGTCGCCGGCGTTGGTTCCGGAACCGATATTCCCACTATCGCCGATCGCGAAACCTTCACCACCTTCCCCGCCACCATAATCGCCCTGCGCTACGCCCTGGCCATGGCTGGCCTGACAACACTCCAGGAACTGGAAAACCGCGTTCACATCAATATGCACGATCCATTCAACGGGTTCGGGCCAGTTAACCTGGCTGATTTTGGCATCCTTGACCGCGATGATATGCTGGAATCCTACCTTGATGACCGCATTACCGGTGAGAATGGTCGCTTTCCCACTAACCTGACAGGTGGGCTGAAGGGGCGTGGCCACCCCCTGGGAGCCACGGGCATGGTACAGGTGGTGGAAAATCATCAGATGATCCGCGACGGTCAGTTTGAAGCGGGGCTGAGCCACTCCATCGGTGGCCCCATTAACAACAACGTGGTTATCCTGCTGGAGCGTACTTCCCATAACCATCAACGGCAGCCGATTCCCTATAAACCGGTGCGCGAGGAGTTTCCAGTGCTCTCGGCCATGAAACCAGAACAGGTAACCCTTGAAGCCCTTTTCAGTGGTAAAAAGGAAGTGATGGCACGGCTTCTGAGCAGCACCACACGCTATAACTTTCGCGGCGAAACCCCCATGAACTCACTGCTGCTTTTCCGAGCCCGGGTGGACAAGAAGGAGTACCGCTTTCTGATTGCCGTTGACCCTGCTGCCCTGGCCTCCATTGCGCCACTGGAAGTGGGCGAGAAAATTCTGCTGCAGCGGGATGCCGATCAGGTGACGATCAACGATATTCCGGTTCGCCGCTTCTATCGCAAAACCCTTGCCGGCATCATGGAACTGGCAGACACTGCCATGAAACACTGGAAAAATACCAGGAAGATGGATTGA
- a CDS encoding cation-transporting P-type ATPase, producing the protein MSGRTSDTMNWHALEADVAMEQLKSRPEGLTPEEVQERLKEYGPNSLPAPLKKSALMRFLSQLHNVLIYLLLVAAVVTAFLGEWVDTGVILGVVIINTFIGFIQEGKAEKALDAIRNMLSPQALVLRDGKQLQVAADTLVPGDVVILQSGDKVPADVRIFRARDLRIDEAMLTGESVPAEKYTTAVPEDAPIGDRKGMAYSGTLVTYGQARGVVSGTGVATEIGRINAMLTEVEAITTPLLRKMDHFGRILTMAILLLAAFSFTIGLLFQGYNLVENLLAAVSLAVAAIPEGLPAIMTITLALGVQRMARRNSIIRQLPAVETLGSVTVICSDKTGTLTRNEMTVTTIATADGLIEVDGVGYQPVGNFHRNGERIEADTDTLLRHLCRVGLLCNDSVLSQSENEWTIQGDPTEGALITLALKAGMDRRQEQGKYPRDDSIPFESDHRFMATLHHDHNGKGFAFVKGAPERLLEMCEQQRTQDGSNVSLEKAYWQECIQQIASQGQRTLALACKPMPAQQTELSFDDVQSGLVLLGMVGIIDPPRTEAIEGIRQCLSAGIRVKMITGDHALTARAIGKELGIGDGTTALTGSELETMDDEELMRRIDEVDIFARSSPEHKLRLVKALQSQGNIVAMTGDGVNDAPALKRADVGVAMGIKGTEVSKEASKMVLADDNFASIVAAVKEGRTIYDNLKKAILFILPTNGGQAGAILVAILLGMAAMPITPVQILWVNMVTAVTLALVLAFDPSERNVMNRPPRDPGEPILSPFLIWRIAFVSLILVIGSLSMFQWGLDNKHMSLESARSAAINGLVVGQIFYLFSVRRIIDTSFSPLAFTGNIYAWIAIGVVIVLQGLFTYFPPMQQLFGTGPLDLTAWLRIIWIGVAIFLVVEVEKFVWRRRLCRGDQCEQP; encoded by the coding sequence ATGTCCGGTCGCACGTCTGACACCATGAACTGGCACGCACTTGAAGCCGATGTGGCTATGGAACAACTGAAGAGCCGTCCGGAAGGCCTGACCCCCGAGGAAGTTCAGGAGCGCCTGAAGGAATATGGCCCCAACAGTCTGCCAGCGCCCCTGAAAAAAAGCGCGCTCATGCGTTTCCTTTCGCAGCTGCACAATGTGCTCATCTACCTGCTGCTGGTGGCCGCTGTGGTTACCGCCTTCCTGGGAGAGTGGGTGGATACCGGAGTCATCCTGGGCGTGGTGATTATCAATACCTTTATCGGATTTATTCAGGAAGGCAAAGCCGAAAAGGCCCTTGACGCCATCCGCAATATGCTCTCACCCCAGGCGCTGGTTCTGCGTGATGGCAAGCAGCTCCAGGTTGCCGCGGATACCCTGGTGCCCGGCGATGTGGTGATCCTGCAGTCCGGCGATAAGGTACCCGCTGATGTGCGTATCTTCCGTGCGCGTGATCTGCGTATCGACGAGGCAATGCTCACGGGCGAATCCGTACCAGCGGAAAAATACACCACCGCGGTTCCGGAAGATGCGCCTATAGGTGATCGCAAAGGCATGGCCTACTCGGGAACCCTGGTCACCTATGGGCAGGCCCGTGGCGTGGTCAGCGGCACGGGTGTGGCGACGGAGATCGGTCGCATCAATGCCATGCTCACGGAAGTCGAGGCCATTACAACTCCACTGCTCAGGAAAATGGATCACTTCGGTCGCATTCTCACCATGGCCATTCTTCTTCTGGCGGCTTTTTCCTTCACCATTGGGCTGCTTTTTCAGGGGTACAATCTGGTGGAAAACCTTCTGGCCGCCGTAAGCCTTGCCGTTGCCGCCATACCTGAAGGTCTGCCGGCCATTATGACCATCACCCTTGCCCTGGGCGTGCAGCGTATGGCCAGGCGCAATTCCATTATCCGTCAGCTGCCGGCAGTGGAAACCCTCGGCTCAGTAACAGTGATCTGCTCCGATAAAACCGGCACTCTGACCCGCAATGAGATGACCGTAACCACCATAGCAACGGCTGATGGCCTGATTGAAGTGGACGGAGTCGGCTACCAGCCTGTAGGGAATTTTCACCGCAACGGTGAGCGCATAGAAGCCGATACCGACACGCTGCTGCGTCATCTGTGCCGTGTGGGCCTGCTGTGTAATGACTCGGTGCTTTCCCAGTCGGAAAATGAGTGGACCATTCAGGGTGACCCAACCGAAGGAGCCCTGATTACCCTTGCCTTGAAAGCGGGCATGGACCGCAGGCAGGAGCAGGGAAAATACCCACGCGACGACTCCATTCCCTTTGAGTCAGATCACCGCTTCATGGCGACTTTGCACCACGACCACAATGGCAAGGGCTTCGCTTTTGTCAAGGGGGCTCCCGAAAGACTGCTGGAGATGTGTGAACAGCAGCGTACTCAGGATGGCAGCAATGTCTCGCTGGAGAAAGCATACTGGCAGGAGTGTATCCAGCAGATAGCCAGCCAGGGGCAGCGTACTTTGGCACTGGCCTGCAAGCCCATGCCGGCGCAGCAGACGGAACTGTCCTTTGACGACGTGCAAAGCGGGCTGGTTCTGCTGGGTATGGTGGGCATCATTGATCCACCGCGCACGGAGGCCATTGAGGGCATACGCCAGTGCCTGAGTGCGGGAATACGTGTCAAGATGATCACTGGAGATCACGCGCTTACCGCGCGCGCTATCGGCAAGGAACTTGGTATTGGCGATGGTACCACGGCCCTGACGGGCAGTGAGCTGGAAACCATGGATGATGAGGAGCTGATGCGTCGAATTGACGAGGTTGATATTTTCGCCCGCTCCAGTCCTGAACACAAGCTGCGCCTGGTAAAGGCCCTGCAGAGTCAGGGGAATATCGTCGCCATGACCGGTGACGGAGTGAACGATGCTCCCGCCCTGAAACGGGCTGATGTTGGTGTGGCCATGGGCATCAAGGGAACCGAGGTCTCCAAGGAAGCTTCCAAAATGGTGCTGGCCGATGACAACTTTGCCTCCATCGTGGCAGCTGTCAAGGAGGGCCGTACCATTTACGATAATCTCAAGAAGGCGATTCTCTTTATCCTGCCTACCAACGGTGGTCAGGCCGGTGCCATTCTGGTTGCCATTCTGCTGGGCATGGCGGCCATGCCTATTACGCCGGTACAGATACTCTGGGTCAATATGGTCACGGCGGTGACCCTGGCTCTGGTACTGGCCTTTGACCCCTCAGAACGCAATGTCATGAATCGTCCACCCCGTGATCCTGGAGAACCCATCCTCTCCCCCTTCCTGATCTGGCGTATCGCCTTTGTATCCCTGATTCTGGTCATTGGCAGTCTGAGCATGTTTCAGTGGGGGCTCGACAATAAACACATGAGCCTGGAGAGTGCCCGCAGCGCTGCCATCAACGGACTCGTGGTGGGGCAGATCTTCTACCTCTTCAGTGTGCGCCGTATTATTGATACCAGCTTCAGCCCCCTGGCGTTTACCGGGAATATTTACGCCTGGATAGCCATTGGTGTGGTCATTGTCCTGCAGGGGCTTTTCACGTATTTTCCACCCATGCAGCAGCTCTTCGGAACCGGTCCGCTGGACCTCACAGCCTGGCTGCGCATTATCTGGATCGGCGTCGCTATCTTTCTTGTGGTTGAAGTGGAGAAATTTGTCTGGCGACGACGCCTGTGTCGGGGTGATCAGTGCGAGCAGCCGTGA
- a CDS encoding twin-arginine translocase TatA/TatE family subunit translates to MFNIGLPELLVIMVVALLIIGPKKLPDVAKSLGKGFGEFKRAMNDLRDTVNIHETGPTSNQRENAQSGNNRVIDVKKADESAAPTQTAENPSAAPQENDSKKENS, encoded by the coding sequence ATGTTTAACATCGGATTACCGGAGCTGCTGGTTATTATGGTGGTCGCTCTGCTGATCATCGGCCCCAAAAAACTTCCCGATGTCGCCAAAAGTCTTGGAAAGGGTTTCGGCGAATTCAAACGAGCCATGAATGACCTGCGCGACACCGTCAACATTCACGAAACCGGCCCGACATCAAACCAGCGTGAAAACGCTCAGTCAGGCAACAATCGAGTGATTGACGTCAAAAAAGCCGATGAGTCCGCCGCGCCCACACAAACGGCAGAGAACCCTTCTGCTGCACCTCAGGAAAACGATTCGAAGAAAGAGAACTCATAA
- the tatA gene encoding twin-arginine translocase TatA/TatE family subunit produces the protein MFGLGVWELAIILVIILVIFGAGKLPQIGAGLGKGIKNFKDSVKEEDKAIENKTESPGKEEEKKDV, from the coding sequence ATGTTTGGTTTGGGTGTTTGGGAACTTGCTATTATTCTGGTCATCATCCTTGTGATATTTGGCGCAGGTAAGCTCCCACAGATCGGTGCAGGCCTTGGAAAAGGTATTAAGAATTTCAAAGACTCCGTCAAGGAAGAAGACAAGGCCATAGAAAACAAGACCGAGTCACCGGGTAAAGAAGAAGAGAAGAAAGATGTTTAA
- the tatC gene encoding twin-arginine translocase subunit TatC, producing MAPNRDDAAEQLNDDQVMPLTAHLEELRTRLVRSFIAIGVCFAVVYFFSKEIMLFLQQPVLAAFPPGATPFALLRLPEGFFTELKASLLVAVCVAMPYILFQVWKFIAPGLYPRERKATIPLVVFATIFFFVGASFAYYIVFPLGFQFFLNYAEGSVIASLSLGWYLTFVVKLIMAFGIAFELPVIVFVLGRLGLVSAAAMRKGRKIAILVIFAGAAILTPPDVVTQVMMAGPMILLYEGSIIIVRLFGKKPEDFTLEDESPAS from the coding sequence ATGGCCCCGAACCGCGATGACGCGGCAGAGCAGCTCAACGATGACCAGGTGATGCCCCTGACGGCTCACCTGGAAGAACTGCGTACCAGGCTTGTTCGCTCATTCATAGCCATTGGCGTGTGCTTTGCCGTCGTATATTTTTTCAGTAAAGAGATCATGCTCTTCCTGCAACAACCGGTACTGGCAGCCTTCCCACCAGGAGCTACCCCTTTCGCCCTGCTGCGTCTGCCGGAAGGCTTTTTCACCGAGCTGAAGGCGTCACTGCTGGTTGCTGTCTGTGTTGCCATGCCTTACATCCTCTTTCAGGTATGGAAGTTTATCGCACCTGGCCTGTATCCCCGTGAGCGCAAAGCCACCATTCCCCTGGTAGTCTTTGCGACCATCTTCTTCTTCGTCGGTGCCAGCTTTGCCTACTATATTGTCTTTCCACTGGGCTTTCAGTTTTTCCTGAACTATGCCGAAGGCAGTGTTATTGCCAGCCTTTCGCTGGGATGGTATCTGACCTTTGTGGTAAAGCTGATCATGGCGTTCGGCATTGCCTTTGAACTGCCGGTCATCGTCTTTGTACTGGGCCGCCTGGGGCTGGTCAGCGCCGCTGCCATGCGCAAAGGCCGCAAGATCGCCATTCTTGTCATTTTCGCTGGCGCAGCCATACTCACGCCACCGGATGTTGTCACCCAGGTCATGATGGCCGGACCTATGATTCTGCTCTACGAGGGCAGTATCATTATCGTCAGACTTTTCGGAAAAAAACCGGAAGACTTCACCCTGGAAGATGAATCTCCCGCCTCCTGA
- the sthA gene encoding Si-specific NAD(P)(+) transhydrogenase — MAYQYDLIVIGSGPAGLNAALEAVKLGKKILVVEEMGFEGGNYLHNGTIPSKTLREAVLKLTGKGSILTSTLSVQEQCAQEPSLDHCQQVSFEDLEREVTSVIRFGLTNITRQLSALGVEVLTGSARFINAHTLEVRGPQQRSAVTGDTILIATGSRPRTPQDIPIDNEVIFESTGLLRAGRIPKTMIVIGGGVIGTEYATIFAALGTKVLLLDRNQRPLQFLDEEIGETLTSIMGENGVGFAHAEQIVSVRRDGDTGIVQTEHQTYQADLVLYALGRVANTESLKLENAGIALNDRGYIPVNDLYQTEVRHIFATGDVIGWPSLASTSALQGQMAVRFAFRTPTTPFPTVFPYGVYTIPEISMVGMTTQECVARGFQYNCGRVRFSDLPRGIISSDIQGMLKILFHQDTGEILGVHVIGTAATEIIHTGYMAILANKKIDHFPAMVFNTPTFSEAYRIAAIDGCAKR, encoded by the coding sequence ATGGCATATCAATATGATCTTATTGTCATTGGCAGCGGCCCGGCAGGCCTGAACGCTGCCCTGGAGGCGGTAAAACTGGGAAAAAAAATCCTGGTGGTCGAAGAGATGGGTTTTGAAGGGGGCAACTATCTGCATAATGGCACCATCCCCAGTAAGACCCTGCGTGAAGCCGTTCTGAAGCTTACGGGCAAGGGAAGTATCCTGACATCCACCTTGTCCGTTCAGGAACAGTGTGCTCAGGAACCAAGCCTTGATCACTGCCAGCAGGTCTCCTTTGAAGATCTTGAACGTGAAGTAACCTCGGTCATCAGGTTTGGCCTGACCAATATCACGCGCCAGCTCAGCGCCCTGGGTGTGGAAGTGTTGACGGGGAGCGCGCGGTTTATCAATGCCCATACCCTTGAGGTCCGTGGCCCACAGCAGCGCAGTGCCGTAACAGGAGATACGATTCTCATCGCCACAGGCAGTCGACCACGTACGCCTCAGGATATTCCCATAGATAACGAGGTCATCTTCGAAAGTACGGGCCTGCTGCGGGCGGGGCGTATTCCAAAAACCATGATTGTCATCGGTGGCGGCGTGATTGGCACCGAGTACGCTACCATTTTCGCGGCGCTTGGCACCAAAGTCCTGCTGCTGGATCGCAATCAGAGGCCCCTGCAGTTCCTGGATGAAGAGATCGGTGAGACTCTGACCTCTATCATGGGGGAAAACGGAGTCGGCTTCGCCCATGCCGAGCAGATTGTAAGCGTCAGACGCGATGGCGATACAGGTATTGTGCAGACGGAACACCAGACCTATCAGGCTGATCTTGTGCTCTATGCCCTGGGGCGGGTAGCCAACACGGAGTCTCTGAAGCTGGAAAACGCCGGCATAGCCTTGAACGATCGCGGGTATATCCCAGTCAACGACCTCTATCAAACCGAGGTTCGCCATATATTTGCCACTGGTGACGTGATCGGCTGGCCCAGTCTTGCCAGCACCAGTGCCCTGCAGGGCCAGATGGCGGTTCGCTTCGCCTTCCGCACCCCCACAACACCATTTCCAACGGTCTTTCCCTATGGAGTCTATACCATTCCCGAGATCAGCATGGTTGGCATGACCACTCAGGAGTGTGTCGCCAGGGGATTTCAATACAACTGTGGTCGTGTGCGCTTCAGCGATCTCCCACGGGGGATAATTTCCAGCGATATCCAGGGAATGCTGAAGATCCTCTTCCACCAGGACACTGGAGAGATCCTCGGCGTACACGTCATTGGCACCGCGGCGACGGAAATCATCCATACCGGGTATATGGCCATACTCGCCAATAAAAAAATTGACCATTTCCCGGCGATGGTGTTCAATACGCCTACTTTCAGCGAAGCTTACCGCATCGCCGCTATCGATGGATGCGCGAAGCGCTGA
- the dut gene encoding dUTP diphosphatase, translating to MHVAFHALAHLYKMPTYQSEGASGLDLYAAEDALLIPHEPQVVATGFAMEIPSGYEAQIRPRSGLALRHAITLPNSPGTIDCDYRGEVKVILLNLGREPYAVKRGDRIAQMVFAPVTRVTLTDVGNLSDTARASGGFGSTGLRDTTS from the coding sequence ATGCACGTTGCCTTCCATGCCCTTGCGCACCTCTATAAAATGCCCACCTATCAGAGCGAAGGCGCCAGTGGACTTGACCTGTATGCCGCTGAAGACGCCCTGCTCATTCCCCATGAGCCCCAAGTGGTCGCGACGGGATTTGCCATGGAAATACCCAGTGGCTACGAAGCCCAGATTCGACCGCGCAGTGGATTGGCCCTCAGGCACGCCATTACCCTGCCCAACAGTCCAGGCACCATCGACTGCGATTACCGCGGCGAAGTCAAAGTCATCCTTCTGAACCTTGGCAGAGAACCCTACGCCGTGAAGCGCGGCGATCGCATTGCCCAGATGGTATTTGCGCCCGTAACACGAGTCACACTCACTGACGTCGGGAACCTGAGTGATACGGCGCGCGCCAGCGGGGGATTCGGCAGCACCGGGCTCCGTGACACTACCTCTTGA
- a CDS encoding circularly permuted type 2 ATP-grasp protein: MLFQHYQVSAERYDEAFHDKRVREAYRNIVNQFEALSMEELLYLNEYAKISFFNQGITFNVYSESAGTEKIFPFDLFPRIITGQEWSALEQGLLQRTHAINTFLQDIYNDKKIIRDKIIPADLLLKCKSYNRHMEGFIPRSGVYCHISGTDLIRHCDGEYYVLEDNVRCPSGVSYVYANRTAVKRSFANVLFQDSVISIESYTEELLATMESVAPDGVDEPNCVLLTPGMYNSAYYEHTFLAYMMGIELVEGRDLFVDNNFVYMKTIYGPARVDVIYRRIDEEFLDPLVYRPDSLLGVPGIMEAYRQGNVTIINAPGTGIADDKAIYAYLPHIIRYYLGEEPILNNVPTYICAHDDDCRYVLENLKDLVTKPVGESGGYGIVIGPKATRKELAQCRENILANPRNYIAQPVMSLSVHPTFIDDKSFEPRHIDLRTFTLIGREREYILKGGLTRVALKKDSLIVNSSQGGGSKDTWVMEE, translated from the coding sequence ATGTTGTTTCAACATTACCAGGTATCTGCCGAGCGCTATGACGAGGCCTTTCACGACAAGCGGGTCCGCGAAGCGTACCGCAATATCGTCAATCAGTTTGAAGCCCTCTCCATGGAAGAGCTGCTCTATCTCAATGAATACGCTAAAATTTCCTTCTTCAATCAGGGAATAACCTTTAACGTATACTCTGAGTCTGCTGGAACAGAGAAGATCTTCCCCTTTGACCTCTTCCCCCGCATCATCACGGGTCAGGAGTGGTCGGCTCTTGAACAGGGTCTGCTGCAGCGCACCCATGCCATCAATACCTTTCTTCAGGACATCTACAATGACAAGAAAATCATACGCGACAAAATAATCCCGGCTGATCTTCTGCTGAAATGCAAGAGCTACAACAGACATATGGAGGGATTCATACCGCGCTCCGGTGTCTACTGCCACATCTCCGGCACTGACCTGATACGTCACTGTGATGGCGAGTATTATGTCCTTGAAGACAATGTTCGTTGCCCTTCCGGTGTCAGCTATGTCTACGCCAATCGTACTGCCGTGAAACGCAGTTTTGCCAATGTTCTCTTTCAGGATTCGGTCATTTCCATTGAATCCTACACAGAAGAACTGCTGGCGACCATGGAGTCAGTGGCACCCGATGGCGTCGACGAACCCAACTGCGTACTCCTGACACCAGGCATGTATAATTCCGCCTATTATGAACACACTTTTCTCGCCTATATGATGGGCATAGAGCTGGTGGAAGGTCGTGACCTCTTTGTGGACAACAACTTCGTCTACATGAAGACCATCTATGGCCCAGCCAGAGTGGATGTCATTTACCGGCGCATAGATGAAGAGTTCCTAGACCCTCTGGTCTACCGCCCCGACTCACTCCTTGGGGTTCCCGGCATCATGGAGGCATACCGTCAGGGCAATGTCACCATCATCAACGCTCCAGGCACCGGAATTGCCGACGACAAAGCCATCTACGCCTATCTCCCCCATATCATCCGCTATTACCTCGGTGAGGAACCCATACTGAATAATGTACCCACCTATATCTGCGCCCATGACGATGATTGCCGATATGTGCTGGAGAATCTCAAGGATCTGGTCACAAAGCCCGTGGGGGAGTCAGGAGGCTATGGTATTGTCATCGGCCCCAAAGCCACCCGCAAGGAACTGGCCCAGTGCCGGGAGAACATCCTCGCAAATCCCCGCAATTATATCGCGCAACCGGTCATGAGCCTCTCCGTTCACCCCACATTTATTGACGATAAGTCTTTTGAACCACGCCATATCGACCTGCGCACCTTTACCCTCATCGGCAGAGAACGCGAGTACATCCTCAAGGGTGGCCTCACTCGGGTGGCCCTGAAAAAAGACAGCCTCATTGTCAACTCTTCCCAGGGTGGCGGTTCCAAGGACACCTGGGTGATGGAGGAATAG
- a CDS encoding EAL and HDOD domain-containing protein: MDDVFIARQPILDDRQQVCAYEFLFRQGGSANHAEVIDVNHVSARMITNIFGNFGAENLTSGGTGFINVDRNLLMGEAVEIIPRENFVLEILESCRVDQFLIRRVDELRDKGYRFALDDFEFTAEYVEKFTPLLKKVEYIKIEVPSINRERFPKQIELLKRFSVKLLAEKVETREEYEYCRDLGINYFQGYYFAKPQIMQQKSIEPSKLSIMNLVTLIRSDAENIKIVEAFRQSPQLTFLLLRFINSGAMFLRNRIESVQQAIVMIGMRQLLNWLMLLVYANPSKEHLGVYDAVFQTALFRAKLMENLFVAIEKNAVSRRSDTAFFVGVLSLVDVVFHSLKEDILTRLNVPQDIYEAVVNYDGLLGKLLWLVMVSEQDDYTLVQGALQEMNVSVEHYNQAKLSAYQWITDFISGI, from the coding sequence ATGGATGATGTGTTCATCGCCCGTCAGCCCATATTGGACGATCGACAACAGGTCTGCGCGTACGAATTCCTCTTCCGGCAGGGGGGCAGCGCGAACCATGCCGAAGTCATTGACGTGAATCATGTCAGCGCGCGTATGATTACCAATATTTTCGGCAATTTTGGTGCGGAAAATCTTACTTCCGGCGGCACCGGCTTTATCAATGTGGATCGCAATCTGCTTATGGGCGAGGCGGTGGAGATCATACCGCGCGAAAACTTTGTGCTGGAGATCCTGGAATCCTGTCGGGTCGACCAGTTCCTCATCCGTCGCGTCGATGAGCTGCGGGATAAGGGCTACCGCTTTGCCCTTGATGACTTTGAGTTCACTGCTGAATATGTCGAGAAGTTTACCCCTTTGTTGAAAAAAGTCGAGTATATCAAAATAGAAGTTCCCAGCATCAATCGTGAGCGGTTTCCGAAACAGATTGAGCTTCTGAAACGCTTTTCCGTGAAACTGCTGGCCGAGAAAGTGGAAACCCGCGAAGAGTATGAATACTGCAGGGACCTGGGTATCAACTACTTTCAGGGGTACTATTTCGCGAAACCGCAGATCATGCAGCAAAAATCCATAGAACCCTCGAAACTTTCCATTATGAATCTGGTAACTCTCATCCGCAGCGATGCCGAGAACATCAAGATAGTCGAGGCGTTCCGCCAAAGTCCTCAGCTTACCTTTTTGCTGCTGCGCTTCATCAATTCAGGTGCCATGTTTCTGCGCAACCGCATCGAGTCAGTGCAACAGGCTATTGTCATGATCGGCATGCGTCAGCTGCTGAACTGGCTTATGCTTCTCGTATACGCCAACCCCAGTAAGGAGCATCTCGGGGTTTATGACGCCGTTTTTCAGACCGCGCTCTTCCGGGCCAAGCTTATGGAGAATCTCTTTGTCGCCATTGAAAAGAATGCTGTTTCCAGGCGCTCTGACACCGCGTTCTTTGTGGGGGTTCTCTCGCTTGTGGATGTGGTGTTTCACTCCCTGAAGGAAGACATTCTGACCCGCCTGAATGTCCCACAGGATATCTATGAGGCCGTCGTCAACTATGATGGTCTGCTGGGGAAACTGCTCTGGCTGGTCATGGTTTCCGAGCAGGACGACTACACCCTGGTGCAGGGTGCTCTGCAGGAGATGAATGTGAGCGTGGAACACTATAACCAGGCGAAGCTTTCAGCCTATCAGTGGATTACTGACTTTATTTCCGGTATCTGA